A window of Leptospira bourretii genomic DNA:
TTTTGCAAAGAAACCTTCCAAGAATTCAGAAAGTATTTTCGCAAAAAAGGATGTTCATCCATTTTCACCGTGGCCCGCTTTGGATTTAGAGCCGGACTAAACGCAAAACAATGTTTTAATCCTGGAATTTGTTCTGCCTGTTTCGAAAGAGAATGCCGACCTGCCATCCTCAAAACAAAATTCCCTCCTAACGAAAACCCAGCCAAATACACTGGCCCCTTAAAACCAGAAGTTTTTACAAGTGCACAAACACCTTCGTAAGACTCCTGCAACAAACTTCCGTTAAATATCCCTTCGTTCAAGTGATGAGTATCACCGTGATCTCTTAAGTTTAATCGGTAAACCGAAAATCCTTTTTGCAAAAAATGTCTTGTTGTCCGAACAATATAACTGGAATGAATGCTCCCTTCCCAACCATGTAGGAGCACAATTAGACCTTTCGGATTTGGAACCTCATGAATTTTTGCAAGAAGTGTAGTTCCATCCTTTGCCTTTACAGACTTCCACTCACCTTTTACTGAATGGCCATAACGTTTGTCTGATTTCGATTTAAAAGAAGCCAAAAATGATTGGATCATAGCGCCAGAAAAAAAAGGCAATGGTTTAAAGAGACTCATAGCGGGATCACCCTACTTTCGCCGAATTAGAATTTTTTACAATAAATTATCCTCGACGAACCCTACCAAAAGCTGTTTCAATTAAGAAAGCCTC
This region includes:
- a CDS encoding YheT family hydrolase codes for the protein MSLFKPLPFFSGAMIQSFLASFKSKSDKRYGHSVKGEWKSVKAKDGTTLLAKIHEVPNPKGLIVLLHGWEGSIHSSYIVRTTRHFLQKGFSVYRLNLRDHGDTHHLNEGIFNGSLLQESYEGVCALVKTSGFKGPVYLAGFSLGGNFVLRMAGRHSLSKQAEQIPGLKHCFAFSPALNPKRATVKMDEHPFLRKYFLNSWKVSLQKKANLFPHLYSFHDLDDYQSVMHLTEKMVKEFSHFSSVDEYFDSYTLNDLFFKSVRVQTTILTSMDDPVIPWKEFVEIPPSSYLEVVIESKGGHCGFIEDLNRSSYYWKLMEKKMG